From the Gemmatimonadota bacterium genome, one window contains:
- a CDS encoding protein kinase, with translation MDLRDQLQAHLGDAFRIERELGGGGMSRVFLATEVRLARMVAIKVLSPELAQGINAERFEREILLAASLQQANIVPVLAAGDVAGLPYFTMPFVEGESLRTRIRGGGMPIADVIAILRDVTKALAYAHTRGIVHRDIKPDNVLLSGGTAVVTDFGIAKALSASRAEVAGGTLTSVGTSIGTPAYMAPEQVAGDPTIDHRVDLYALGCMAYELLTGASPFADRTPQRMLAAHLSETPPLATQKRSDCPPALAALVKQLLEKDPADRVNNATEVLRTLDEVTTASSSSSPTMALSGPGSFGKAFGLYVMATVAVAIVAKAAVVAIGLPEWTYPGAVGLMLLGLPMLLLTGYAKSVARRSARATPTLTPGGTMVGRAPSGTLATIALKANPHLSWRRNLRYGMVTMGSFVLLVIGYMVTRQMGIGPAASLFASGTLAAQDKVLLADFTTTGGDSTLAPIVQAAVRAAMSQSRAVTVLSPSDVAAELVRMQRPDSTPLDLATAKAVATRAGAKAILGGRLAAAGPGYLVSIELTSTAQGTVLASYQGTADGVKDLLNVVDDLTRKLRGKLGESLKEVQNAVPLERATTANLEALRKYTEATRANDVESDFDRAVTLLREAIALDSTFALAYRKLNAALTNSGASQIARDSALERAARYADRLPPLEKNLVLGAFNQGHSTLGDRGKALTAYSAAITIDSTQTAPLNQLSLLYRSREQYDSALRYTERQFRIAPNGRNAGKYANSLLEVGRYDDAERFIDSIRKVSPAAIEEFNIIGAVGLAAFVRGDIDSAKRVMERVARSTSVPEQMGAQAILADVALTQGQLAAFRSHAGSLDAILAARGIPNALDGYVEAATNIFAGLQLPQSVAQFDKIVASSQWTAIPAVDRPWGTTIRLYAMANAPARGRALLARMMTDRPGAATSRSLQPEIAWLEAELLLAEGKPTEAIAKFRAAMVASDGAPSGLTATGSFGIARSFDKAKQPDSAMVYFERYLSVEPAVRFGGINDPFALAATEKRLGELYDAKGERATALKHYEAFATQWKDADAELQPAVVSVRKRIEELKRLGG, from the coding sequence GTGGACCTTCGCGACCAGCTCCAGGCCCATCTCGGTGACGCGTTCCGCATTGAGCGGGAACTCGGCGGCGGCGGGATGTCGCGGGTCTTCCTGGCCACGGAAGTGCGACTTGCCCGCATGGTGGCGATCAAGGTCCTCTCGCCGGAGCTGGCGCAGGGGATCAACGCCGAGCGGTTCGAGCGGGAAATCCTGCTGGCGGCGTCGCTCCAGCAGGCGAACATCGTCCCGGTGCTGGCGGCCGGTGACGTCGCCGGCTTGCCCTACTTCACGATGCCGTTCGTCGAGGGCGAGTCGCTCCGCACCCGGATCCGTGGTGGCGGAATGCCGATCGCCGATGTGATCGCGATTTTGCGCGACGTCACCAAGGCGCTCGCGTACGCCCACACGCGCGGCATCGTCCATCGCGACATCAAGCCCGACAACGTGCTCCTCTCGGGTGGCACCGCGGTGGTGACCGACTTCGGCATCGCGAAGGCACTCAGTGCCTCGCGTGCGGAAGTGGCCGGCGGCACGCTCACTTCCGTGGGGACGAGCATCGGCACGCCGGCGTACATGGCGCCGGAGCAGGTCGCCGGCGATCCGACGATCGACCATCGCGTCGATCTCTACGCGTTGGGCTGCATGGCGTACGAGCTGCTCACCGGGGCGAGTCCGTTCGCCGACCGCACGCCGCAGCGGATGCTCGCCGCACACCTGAGCGAGACGCCGCCGTTGGCCACGCAGAAGCGGAGCGACTGTCCGCCCGCGCTCGCCGCGCTCGTCAAGCAGCTCCTGGAGAAGGATCCGGCCGACCGCGTCAACAACGCGACCGAAGTGCTGCGCACGCTCGACGAGGTCACGACCGCCTCCTCCAGCTCATCGCCGACGATGGCGCTCTCCGGGCCCGGGTCGTTCGGCAAGGCGTTCGGATTGTACGTGATGGCGACGGTCGCGGTGGCAATCGTGGCGAAGGCCGCGGTGGTGGCGATCGGCCTCCCCGAGTGGACTTACCCGGGCGCGGTCGGCCTGATGCTGCTCGGGCTGCCGATGCTGCTGCTCACCGGGTACGCCAAGTCGGTCGCGCGGCGCAGTGCCCGCGCCACGCCGACGCTCACGCCCGGCGGTACGATGGTGGGACGGGCGCCGTCGGGGACGCTGGCGACGATCGCGCTCAAGGCCAATCCGCACCTGTCATGGCGCCGCAACCTGCGCTACGGCATGGTCACCATGGGCAGCTTCGTGCTGCTGGTGATCGGCTACATGGTCACGCGGCAGATGGGGATCGGCCCCGCGGCGTCGCTCTTCGCGAGCGGCACGCTCGCGGCGCAGGACAAGGTCTTGCTGGCCGACTTCACCACGACCGGTGGCGACTCGACGCTCGCGCCGATCGTGCAGGCGGCGGTGCGCGCCGCGATGTCGCAATCGCGCGCGGTGACGGTGTTGAGCCCGTCGGATGTGGCGGCAGAGCTCGTGCGGATGCAGCGCCCCGACAGCACGCCGCTCGATCTGGCCACCGCCAAGGCCGTCGCCACGCGCGCCGGGGCGAAAGCGATCCTCGGTGGCCGACTCGCCGCGGCCGGCCCAGGCTACCTCGTCTCGATCGAGCTGACGTCGACGGCGCAGGGCACGGTGCTCGCGTCGTATCAGGGCACCGCCGACGGCGTGAAGGATCTGCTCAATGTCGTCGACGATCTGACCAGGAAGCTCCGTGGCAAGCTGGGCGAGTCGCTCAAGGAAGTGCAGAACGCCGTCCCGCTCGAGCGCGCCACGACCGCCAACCTCGAGGCGCTCCGCAAGTACACCGAGGCGACGCGCGCCAACGACGTCGAGAGCGACTTTGATCGCGCCGTCACGCTGCTCCGCGAAGCGATCGCGCTCGACTCGACCTTCGCACTGGCGTACCGGAAACTGAACGCCGCGCTCACCAACTCCGGCGCATCACAGATCGCGCGCGACTCCGCGCTCGAGCGTGCGGCGCGCTACGCCGACCGGTTGCCGCCACTCGAGAAGAACCTCGTGCTTGGCGCCTTCAACCAGGGGCACAGCACGCTCGGCGATCGCGGGAAGGCGCTGACGGCCTACTCGGCCGCGATCACCATCGACTCGACCCAGACCGCCCCGCTCAATCAGCTCTCGCTCCTCTATCGCAGCCGCGAGCAGTACGACAGTGCGTTGCGGTATACGGAACGGCAATTCCGGATCGCCCCGAACGGTCGCAATGCAGGCAAGTACGCCAACTCGCTGCTGGAGGTCGGTCGCTACGACGACGCCGAACGCTTCATCGACTCGATTCGGAAGGTCTCCCCTGCCGCGATTGAGGAGTTCAATATCATCGGGGCCGTGGGGCTCGCGGCCTTCGTGCGCGGCGACATCGATTCCGCGAAGCGCGTGATGGAGCGGGTCGCCCGATCCACATCGGTTCCAGAGCAGATGGGGGCGCAGGCAATCCTCGCCGATGTGGCGTTGACGCAAGGCCAGCTTGCCGCGTTCCGGAGCCACGCCGGCAGCCTCGATGCGATCCTCGCGGCGCGTGGCATCCCCAATGCGTTGGACGGTTACGTCGAGGCAGCCACCAACATCTTTGCGGGGTTGCAGCTCCCGCAGTCCGTCGCGCAGTTCGACAAGATCGTCGCGAGTTCGCAGTGGACGGCGATCCCGGCCGTGGACCGCCCCTGGGGAACCACGATTCGACTCTATGCCATGGCGAATGCACCGGCACGCGGACGCGCGTTGTTGGCGCGCATGATGACCGACCGTCCTGGCGCCGCGACGTCGCGGAGTCTGCAGCCCGAGATCGCCTGGCTGGAGGCGGAACTGCTCCTCGCCGAGGGGAAGCCGACTGAGGCGATCGCCAAGTTCCGGGCGGCCATGGTCGCGAGTGATGGTGCGCCGTCGGGGCTGACGGCGACCGGCTCCTTTGGTATCGCACGGA
- a CDS encoding BlaI/MecI/CopY family transcriptional regulator, translated as MPKPSLTDDLSRRERQVMDALHRRGEATVAEILRDIPDPPSYSAVRSILRILAEKHLVTFQEDGPRYVYRPATPTTQARADVLKQVVHTYFAGSTEQAFTALLQMADATLSPEELARIRERIRDAEAKGR; from the coding sequence ATGCCGAAGCCCTCCCTGACCGACGACCTCTCCCGGCGCGAACGCCAGGTCATGGACGCCCTTCACCGCCGTGGCGAGGCCACCGTGGCGGAGATCCTCCGCGATATCCCCGACCCGCCGTCGTACTCGGCGGTCCGGTCGATCCTCCGGATCCTCGCCGAGAAGCACTTGGTGACCTTCCAGGAGGATGGGCCGCGCTACGTCTACCGCCCCGCCACTCCCACGACCCAGGCCCGCGCCGACGTCCTCAAACAGGTGGTGCACACCTACTTCGCCGGCTCGACCGAGCAGGCGTTCACCGCCCTGCTCCAGATGGCCGACGCGACGCTCTCGCCCGAGGAGCTCGCCCGCATCCGCGAGCGGATCCGCGACGCCGAAGCGAAGGGGCGCTAA